The Deltaproteobacteria bacterium genome includes a region encoding these proteins:
- a CDS encoding PilZ domain-containing protein, whose protein sequence is MERFLLELPGQISVVEDKDQRILELLTRDVCAGGAFFYTDQPLPVGTEVKIDLVLLIERLKKLSGSKALLKISGKVIRHEGNGMAVCFEEDYDISPLPKKKNEAGL, encoded by the coding sequence GGGTCAAATCTCGGTAGTCGAAGATAAGGATCAGAGAATTCTAGAGCTTTTAACCAGGGATGTCTGTGCTGGTGGCGCCTTTTTTTATACAGATCAGCCTCTTCCTGTCGGCACAGAGGTCAAGATTGACCTGGTTCTTTTGATAGAGAGGCTGAAAAAGCTGTCAGGCAGCAAGGCCCTGCTAAAGATATCGGGGAAAGTCATCCGGCACGAGGGAAATGGGATGGCGGTCTGCTTTGAAGAAGACTACGATATTTCGCCTTTGCCGAAGAAAAAAAATGAGGCCGGGCTTTAA